The Trypanosoma brucei brucei TREU927 chromosome 9, whole genome shotgun sequence genome includes a window with the following:
- a CDS encoding phosphatidylcholine:ceramide cholinephosphotransferase 2, putative (similar to Phosphatidylcholine:ceramide cholinephosphotransferase 2 (EC 2.7.-.-)(Sphingomyelin synthase 2). (Swiss-Prot:Q9D4B1) (Mus musculus;)): MYSGSFWNRMRKPLPLRTQVIRFTVVFVIVSFILAVALQITHERMPDPKVTKPLPDLGFELLTKVPGMYVLADCCIGFLNILSVFTAFKLYLLHRHCVGSGEPELPCNIPGVSRFFLSVWLCKENCRIELRNVHTIAWIRFITSYALLLLFRSVVIVMTSFPAPDDLCQNPPKIENPVKNVILTVLTAGGGSIHCGDLMYSGHTVILTLHLMFHWIYGAMVHWSFRPVVTVVAIFSYYCIVASRFHYTDDVLVAIYLTIATFIAVGHNADGAPWQLQLFIRWWPCCGANSREMTEDSQPVMVAFKSEAAGQSSRKVVDERNH; encoded by the coding sequence ATGTATAGTGGTTCCTTTTGGAACAGAATGAGGAAACCCTTGCCATTACGAACGCAAGTCATTCGATTCACAGTTGTATTCGTAATCGTCTCTTTCATCCTTGCGGTTGCGTTGCAAATCACACATGAACGTATGCCGGACCCCAAGGTGACGAAGCCGCTACCAGATCTCGGTTTTGAACTTTTGACGAAGGTACCAGGTATGTATGTTCTTGCAGACTGCTGTATCGGTTTCTTGAATATTCTGAGTGTTTTCACCGCTTTCAAACTGTACCTTCTTCACCGGCATTGTGTGGGGTCGGGTGAACCAGAACTCCCATGTAACATTCCCGGTGTGAgtcgcttctttttatctgTGTGGTTATGTAAGGAGAATTGCCGTATTGAACTGCGCAACGTTCATACCATTGCATGGATCCGTTTTATTACATCATACGCACTCCTGCTGCTCTTTCGCTCGGTGGTTATTGTCATGACATCCTTTCCTGCTCCCGATGACCTGTGCCAAAACCCGCCGAAAATAGAGAACCCCGTAAAGAACGTTATACTTACTGTTCTtacagctggtggtggttcCATACACTGTGGTGATCTCATGTACAGTGGCCATACTGTGATTCTGACGCTTCATCTCATGTTCCACTGGATTTATGGGGCAATGGTACATTGGTCGTTTCGTCCTGTGGTGACTGTGGTAGCAATTTTTAGCTACTATTGCATCGTTGCCTCTCGGTTCCATTACACAGATGACGTGTTGGTAGCTATTTATTTAACAATTGCAACATTCATAGCAGTAGGTCACAACGCTGATGGAGCTCCATGGCAGCTGCAACTTTTTATTCGCTGGTGGCCATGTTGTGGTGCCAATTCACGTGAAATGACGGAAGACAGCCAACCGGTAATGGTGGCTTTTAAGAGTGAAGCGGCGGGTCAGTCTAGCAGGAAAGTCGTAGATGAGAGAAATCATTGA